Genomic segment of Eupeodes corollae chromosome 2, idEupCoro1.1, whole genome shotgun sequence:
tatcaaatataaaataaaaatgtcagttGATATCGCAATCGAATTAAATATGGATTTCTTAGAGGAGTTTAAGTTATTTGGTGTActgcaaaagaaaaagaaaaatcatttgaatTAAGCGACTAGAGTTTTTTGGAATGATATCGTTTGGATAAAGAAACagtcacatttttttaacattattattatattatacatcAAATTTAAGGAATGACAGCACAAAAcaacaagtttgaaaatataacagtatttttttgctttgacctgtcatttgaagaataattgtagtagaatacaaCCTTAAACTGGGTTTTTACTAAACACATCAGGAAAATTGACTATTAATAAGAGCtgtgtttattaaattaacaagCTTTAAACCATAGATCAAGAAATCACGACTTTAGTAATTCTCTATGAATACAGCCCTATGTTTATAAATATTCCAAGAAAAAGGATAAACTGTAAACCtgccttaataatattttattttgtaataaattatttgtatcgtttagagaaaaaaatgttggtatataaaatacaataaaagacaataaaaccttttaaacatttaaaaagaactgtgcaaaaaataaataaaccatatAGTGTAGTACAGTTAAGGTCTTGATCGAATGATATATTATgattatagttttcattttgacatacaTAGGTGGAATTGACTTCAGTTAGGCAGATTTTTGTTGAGTAACTTCCCagtcaacttttcaataaagtaaCCTTAAtcggaaggcaattttttttggcagatggccaatcagatgctagacaCTTGCCTTACTTCAAAGTCACTTAcatatgtcgtctgaacctgcctaaTGCTCTCATTATAAGgacaaaaacaatcaattctttaggaaaatcttcaattttgacGCCTAGAACATTGAAGATTGAAGGAGTCAGAGAGTTTTTAAGAGAAGGTTGGgatttcttaaatgaaaaacgATTTCTAAAAGGTTTTACTATACGCTGATAGTAACCCATGTGACATAATATTTTGCCTAccgtatttaaattaaatttaaatatcctTCTTTCCTTGTCCATGTCCATTCCTATTTTGTGAACTTTTTTTCGAAACgtatttgttatttaaagtaaatttaattatttttttctgtagtAACTGTGACTGCTGGGTtccgaccaacactgataacttcccatcttgtctgtctatttgtcttgcttaaaagtttgtagtttttcatgttgggtttaaaaagttgttagctcaactattcttaaaaaaattaaaattaccaacaatatttttcatataaggaaactgtttagtttgaaaatctagttttttaaatagactttttgtcgaaaacatttgtttaccaattttaataccattttttgaaaatttttacaaattggattaatgaaattaatttgagagatatcaagaaccgaacatcaatttttaccaaatatgcggactattttttgtagatgttaatttaaaaaaaaaaacggactgttcgatgtttataaaacaaactatttaatatcgaaaacagtagttactgtaaaataaaaagagttggtagataatatttttaatttttaaaagctttttgagtcgtaagaaaatttttatcaagttttagtattgttttttttgttaggtttttatttaaaaaaaaactgccaattcggttgtcctcaaaattttattgagtgttgacaacaataatttttaaaagataagtagtttaaagccaatatctcaaagttctgaaaagatatttgagtcaaaaattaatttttaacaacttttgttaatttttttgttcaggtttttaatttttgtaaaaaaaatgtcaattcgatgtttctcaaaatttttctgaatgttgaaaacaatatttcttgtaagttaaaattagctggaagccatgatctcaaagttttgaaaagatatttaagtcgaaattagtttttaacaactttttcttttaagtttttattttttataaaaaaaaactgtcaattagatttttctcaaaattttaccagattttaaaaactttatttttcgttgcaaaaaattattttggagataaaaccattttgtattcgtaaaattttcgaggtgacaaattttgttttcagtttctttgatttataaaaagaaacgttgattggtttgttttcaaaaaaaatatattcgtttAATATCTGTTGCTTCCCAACATATTTTTTGCTATTAACATCACTTTggttatttttatcttaaaaccactttcgtttaatttgtatctcaaaattatatacatatttatttaactcaaggaatttaaaaactttatctgCACATTTGACACCAATGATGAAGGCGGGAAAAACATTCAATGGACTGAGATGCTGAGATgccttttaagaaattaaaacacatggtttaacaatttaaatttatataaactaaattaaaaacaaaacaatttgatCTAATTTAAAATGACTAATAATTACCGGGTGAAAGAAACAAGCCGAAATGTAATGAACTGTCAAATAAGAACTGTCAAATGTGCAGACTAAATATGAAGACTAGATTTGCAAACTATATGTGCAGACTGCAAAGCTAAAAATATAATGATCTCTTTTCTTCTGATTAAAATTTGATTGTCATACTTTCATCATTACTATGTTTtatatgtattaaattaaatatgtattagTTTCACACTGCAGAAAGAAGTTAAACATGTAGTTGTATAtgctaaatttaatattattccaGTCTGCAAgaaatttatgaaatgtcaatAACCTTTGatatgtaattatttatatatcacagctgactttcatataactttcaatagcgaggtgtaaagttttcttacacttgtaatattttcattcttccttgcaatttaaaataaagaagccATATTTATAACGTGTAACTAAAATCcgtattttataataatataatattattacgTTGGCTATACCTTTGCCGCGAAaaagtatcacgttacaatatattatataaaattcaattcaagtttctagcgtttttggttcttaagatatttagggtaaaccaacattttcatccaacaattttcttgagagccctttctgcatctttctgcctttttatctctATAACATAATttctttgaagtcaatatatcttctggttcttgagctatggacaacgaaaaaagcgtcgcgaacgtacggacttacggacgtacggacgtacacacgcacgctcagacatctttctaaaaatcttttatttcgactctagggaccttgaaacgtcgagaaatgtcaaaattttcaatttgacaaatcggacccattacaataacttcctatgggaagtgaaaaacactaaatttaaattcttttggtcataatttgtatttattttattaagttattatttattgcaCTCGTAAACGGCGTAATACAATATTGTCGGAATTACTGTGGACTTTATTGTTGTCCTTGTCACTCAATTgaataaatctaattttattcGCACCCTTCTTCGAGGCTGCAGAAGAAGCCATTTTCTTCTGTGCTTCCTTCTTTccggtttgtttttttaatttcaagttgCTGTTTCTCTTGTTGCCCCTTTTTGACGTTTGTTCGTTGTCAACTTCAATGaagtcttcatcatcatcatcatcttcattgTTATCAGCGAAATGTGCTCTGGTCGTGTCTGTGTCATCAACTTGTTCGAAAGTTCCTTCACCAATCTGTGTGAAATCAATTATTTCTTCTTCTGGAGAGTCATAGTAGTCATATGCCGGATATGCTGCTGGTGTCTCTAATAATAGGACTTGAACGCCTCCACCTCCACCTCCACCTTTCTTATGAAACATCCTTGCCTTAGAAGGATTTTCCTTTTCATACCGGCGACCttaatagaacaaaaataaaataatttcatcaataataaaatagaaacaaaaaatcttttcaatcaATTAACTCCCAAAAGCCTACTTTTGACGCTGGATGGCAAGCAGTGTGCCACAACGGCAAGAACCAACAGAATAATAACTTGAGATTTCATCGCGAATAACTTGACTGTTTCCAACAAATTGAGCTTAAGTTATAAACTGATTATCAATAAGAACcgcttttatataaaattcttcaACTCTAAAACAACCCAACACAATTCACAAGcttctgtcaaaaacaaaaaagctaaaattattTGTCTACATGTGtaaactatttaacaaaacataaatatacatactacatattttatgttcattattgaaatcaatttcttCTGAAAAGCGATGTTGCCCTTCAGGGTATTCAGAAGAGGATGACTTATGACCATGatttattacataaatatttttggagaaattaGTAGGTATAGAGTCTTTATTCTGGACATTTCCTGAGGGTATTCTTTAAAGAATATAATTAGCAGTAACTTACTGTTATAAAGGTGAAGGTGTTTAGGTCACTGAtgaactgtttatttattttatacatatacatacatgtaacataaagttgcttgaaaaaatttcaacttttaagcaaactattgcatatatttaaaatatagataaatcaaaatgaatagactgatgcttgatttcacACTAAAACCGACTTTGCAATGGGATCAATATTCACACTTACCAAAGACCTATCATTTAAAATTCAGGCAGCCCTAAATTGGGAAAACTTAACTTTAAGCCATTGTGCATTGGAgaaatttttaaagactttcCCAGCCTTTTGCTCCATTAAGGGTTTGGATTACATCTTCAGCTTCAAATTGGTTCTTCCCAAAAATGTCCCGACGAATTTCTTGGATAATTGGACAAAATCATAAAAAGTGTCCGATATTCTCTCTTTCATGGGTATTGCAAAATTGTGGTGTTGTTCAGAGAAAGTATCTCACCTCTGGCTCGTAGAATTGAATCTTGAATCTTGTCGTCGAAGTTGTTTGATTCTCCAAAATTAAACTCCAACTTACTATAGAAGTCTCTATACTGCGATGCTTTGGCCTTGTTGATGAAATTTTGCCGATATTTCTCATCCAATTTAGCAACAAGAGAGTAAAGACTTCCTTTAAAACCCGTTAGATTATCCAAATCAAATTCGATCGATTCACCCGTCAAATTTGCAAGATCGATTCAaggttgtacaaaattaagcccATTTATGATGATAAATTTGAATACTCTATTGACCAGCCTTGATGAATCTAATCGGAGTATTTTGACAACGTAATCGAAATGAAGCTTGAGCGCGTCGATGAACAATGGTGGCAATAATGTTTCGATATGAAGCAAATAATTAGGCGTTGTTGATGGGAGAGCAAAGACTCGCTTCAAAAAGAAGCGTAATCATTTTTTCACATTCTTAAATTCTTTGTGGCCCCACACTTGAGAGGAGTGAAGCATAACAGTTTTTGCCACAGCATGAAACAGTTTATATTTTGCTGATTGTTGAATGGATTTGTTTGCAATGCAGTTTTTCCAGGAAACGCAGAGGGCAGCCTTCAACTCTTGAAGTTTTAACTTGatatgttttttcatacaaaggtTACTTGTTATGGTCACACCGAGGTATTTAACTTCCTTAACAGCTTAAACTTCCTGATCCTGGtacttccatttttcataaCTAGCGTATCTTCCGTTTCTTTTTCTGAAGATAATTATGTTAGATTTGCTAAGGTTGACTGTTAATTCCCAAATATggcacctctgtctatcaactcctactctcaccttcccgtggtgaacatcgggtgcctagtacctcaactggagactgggttccaaccccagtgaaaagttgttggggcagcaaacgagagaggtagaggtgtttccactaaggcacctctccttatccagatggcagcggaggaattcgcgagatggaatcaacggtggcgtctaaagttccagtaaggttgaactacttagtgaacacttaatagggcttcttcgacatattccaAACCCAGACCTGTAAGGACCGGTTTATCCGGCtacccttccttggagttatacttaggatcagcccctccaggttgggggttgtgccgtcggggtgacttcctggccacgtaaaaacttcatagttgcgaagcaccaacatgcctcggatacggacggatttactgttagagccatgtctagttttggcatccctgccaaactgtTGAAGTTATGTACTTGTAGATAATGAGTGATTTGCGAAGGCCCAGACAAAAAGACACAggacacaatttattttaacaaagtgtttatttaatatttaggtTGGTAGGTAAAACATATACAGTCTCTGtacttttgattaattaaatttactttatggattttgttttataattgtaaAACATTTGCAGATGCAGAAAAAGACTACTCAGACTAGAGACGAGACAAGAcggttgtaaaataatttttaaaaagatgtaagAGACAGAACATGAAAGAGACAAACATAGAATTTTGACTTTACAAAAGAAAGGATGAACAATGTTACcaaatagaaataattaatcTCAAcacaaactcgtccgtttgtgcagcatgaccatggaaaattcacgctgctccataaagcaacttaacagaacctttcgatgttaaaaaggttttaaacaaggtgatgcgctgtcatgtggtttttttaacatcgtgcttgaaagaatagtgcagagcttatacgtcaacactagaggcactatctttcaaaagtctgtccaattactagcatatgctgatgacattgacataatcggaagaactccgATGaagcagaggtggcaaaaatgggtttaacggttaatgaagtCAAAAAGTCACTATCgaaagacgtaactttgaggtagtaaaggacttcggctccgctgtaaacgcaaaaaacaacaccagagctgagatcaaacgcagaacaactcttgctaaccgctgtttctttggactaagaaagcaattgagtggtaaattcctctctcgagggaccaaagtgttgctatataagacccttatcacccccgtcctgctatacggtgcagaagcatggactttgacaaaagcggatgaaagcaccttgggtcgattcgaaagaaaagttcttcgtgtgatctacggtcccgtatgcatcgaaggggagagGAGtggaagatggaacgacgagctgtacagcgacgttaacttagccagaagggtaaaagtccaacgactaagatggctgggtcacaaGTAGAGCGCATATAAACCAATGCTCCgccccggaaagtcttcgaatccacaccgacaggacagcgcagtagaggaagaccgcggatcaggtggcgcgcacaagtggaaagtgacctcaccgaacttggagtgcgaaactggaaacatctagctggggaccgagctagatggagaagtttgttgggtgaggccctagttcataaAGGACTGTGGCATTTGGAACAGATGcatctccttttttaaataatgagaaAATCACCGAAGACAGAAAACTAGGAGGGATGACTCCAAACTCGAAGATTTCATTATAACAGCAAAGAAGTTGGGCTATTAAATCGCGGGAAGCATacttgaaaaattcaactggaATTCGGTCTGTTCCAGCTGCTTTGTGTAGTTTCACTCTGTCTATCGCTGAAATCAATTCTTCTTCCAAAAAGGTTGaatccaaaaataaatgtatctttgATATAAGGCGCAGCATAGTGGAACTTTGATGCCTTGCATACCGTATTgagcaacgaagaaaaatgatTCTTTAAAGCAGACGCCTTGAGACCGCACCCTATAGTAAGCTTAGCCCCACTTACTAATCTCATTCCTATCCAAAATTCAGCAGACGATCTTGACATTGACAATGTGGTGACTACGCTTGTATTATAGTCTAGCTTTTTTTGCAAACAcaagcttttatattttttgtttgactctACGTACCAAAGTTTAAAGTTCTCATT
This window contains:
- the LOC129944093 gene encoding uncharacterized protein LOC129944093 — its product is MKSQVIILLVLAVVAHCLPSSVKSRRYEKENPSKARMFHKKGGGGGGGVQVLLLETPAAYPAYDYYDSPEEEIIDFTQIGEGTFEQVDDTDTTRAHFADNNEDDDDDEDFIEVDNEQTSKRGNKRNSNLKLKKQTGKKEAQKKMASSAASKKGANKIRFIQLSDKDNNKVHSNSDNIVLRRLRVQ